Proteins encoded in a region of the Cyclopterus lumpus isolate fCycLum1 chromosome 23, fCycLum1.pri, whole genome shotgun sequence genome:
- the tnnt2c gene encoding troponin T2c, cardiac, which translates to MSDTEEIVEEYEQEEEEVEEEEEEEEEEEEEPEEDEAEKTEKQAEEEDSKWRPKTTYVPNIAPPKLPDGEKVDFDDLHRKRLEKDFNDLQTLIESHFSTRHKEEEELVALRSRIENRRSDRAEQQRVRAEQERERQTRLAVERTRREEEAAKLRADEEAKKKKTFTNKSFGGYLQKVDQKKGKKLTAREEKKKALMDRRKPLNIDHLNQEKLADKAQDLWQWLHQLHAQKFEMAEKLKRQKYDIYVLRNRVSDHQRGSKASKTSRGAKGKSGSWK; encoded by the coding sequence ATGTCAGACACTGAGGAAATAGTGGAGGAGTacgagcaggaggaggaagaagttgaagaagaagaagaagaagaagaagaagaagaagaggagccagaggaggatgaagcagagaagacagaaaagcaggcagaggaggaggactccAAGTGGCGGCCCAAGACCACTTATGTGCCAAACATCGCTCCTCCGAAGCTCCCCGATGGCGAGAAGGTGGACTTCGACGACCTGCACCGCAAGCGACTGGAAAAGGATTTCAACGACCTGCAGACGCTGATCGAGTCGCACTTCTCCACGCgccacaaagaggaggaagagctggtCGCGCTGCGCAGCCGCATCGAGAACCGCCGCTCCGACCGAGCGGAGCAGCAGCGCGTGCGCGCCGAGCAGGAACGCGAGCGGCAAACGCGTCTGGCCGTGGAGAGGACGCGGCGCGAGGAGGAGGCGGCCAAGCTGCGCGCGGACGAGgaggcgaagaagaagaagaccttcACCAACAAGTCGTTCGGCGGCTACCTGCAGAAGGTGGACCAGAAGAAGGGCAAGAAGCTGACCGCGCgcgaggagaagaagaaggcgcTGATGGACCGCCGGAAGCCGCTCAACATCGACCACCTGAACCAGGAGAAGCTGGCGGACAAGGCGCAGGACCTGTGGCAGTGGCTCCACCAGCTGCACGCGCAGAAGTTTGAGATGGCCGAGAAGCTCAAGAGGCAGAAGTACGACATCTACGTGCTGCGGAACCGAGTGAGCGACCACCAGAGGGGCTCCAAAGCATCCAAGACCTCCCGCGGGGCCAAGGGCAAGTCCGGCTCCTGGAAGTGA
- the rps16 gene encoding 40S ribosomal protein S16 gives MPAKGPLQSVQVFGRKKTATAVAHCKRGNGLIKVNGRPLDMVEPATLQYKLLEPVLLLGKERFAGVDIRVRVKGGGHVAQIYAIRQAISKSLVAYYQKYVDEASKKEIKDILIQYDRTLLVADPRRCESKKFGGPGARARYQKSYR, from the exons ATGCCAGCCAAAGGTCCTTTGCAGTCTGTCCAGGTCTTTGGACGTAAA AAAACCGCCACAGCAGTTGCTCACTGCAAGAGGGGGAATGGCCTGATCAAGGTGAACGGCAGACCCCTGGACATGGTGGAGCCTGCCACCCTCCAGTACAAG CTTCTGGAGCCAGTGCTGTTGCTGGGCAAAGAGCGTTTTGCTGGAGTTGACATCAGAGTCAGAGTGAAGGGTGGTGGACATGTGGCACAGATCTATG CTATCCGTCAGGCCATCTCCAAATCCCTGGTTGCCTACTACCAGAAGT ATGTGGACGAGGCCTCCAAGAAGGAGATCAAAGACATCCTGATCCAGTACGACAGGACCCTGCTGGTTGCCGATCCTCGTCGCTGCGAGTCCAAGAAGTTCGGTGGACCTGGAGCTCGTGCCCGCTACCAGAAGTCCTACCGTTAA